CAAAGGTGCTGGGCCCTGCATCAGCCTGAGCCCTCTGAAAAGCACTGCTTCCCCATGTTCCACTCAAGGGCCATGAACTGTCTATTGAGCaaacttttaatgaaaaataacagtTTAACCAAAAAGTCAATATCAATTTCTCTGCCccaagtcacaaagattttcgaTCCTTCAAACTCCATCTGAGCATTCCAGAAGCTCAACCTGCAAGGCCAGCTCTCTCCTCTGCAGACTCATTTCTATCCCACAGCAAGTTGTCACCATCTGTAAACAGGACCTTCCCAGACCCTCCCATAGAATAACAAAAAGGGACTGTGTGTGTTTCCTAGGGTGAAACTGGGTGGCCTAAAACAGCAGAATTGTGTTGTCTCAcaattttggaggccagaagtctgaaatcatggtgttggcagggccaggcTCTGGGTTGCTGCTAATCCTTGCTGTTTCAGCAGCTGCATGACTCCAATcgtgccttcatcttcacatggagTTCTCCTTGTGTCCCTGTATCTTCACATGACcgttgatatggtttagctgtgtccccacccaaatctcattttgaattctagcttccataatccccatgtgttgtgggagggacatggtgagaagtaattgaatcatgggggcagggttttcccatgctgttctcgtgatagtgaataagtctcatgagatctggtggttttatcaaggagagttcccctgcatatgccctcttgcctgctgccatgtaagacatcgttttgctcctccttgccttctaacATGATTgcgaggtctccccagccatgcagaactgtgagtcaattacatctcttccctttataaattacccagtcttggatatgtctttattagcagcatgagaatggactaatagaaTTGTATTAGCACACTCCAGTATGACCTATCTTAATTAGTTACacctgcaatgaccctatttccaaataaattcacATTCGGTTGTACAGGGGATTGGGACTTCAATGTATCTTTTTTAGGTAAGATATGATTCAAACCAAAACAGGAACCCAGAAAATATATTAGCTTTCTTGTAGACACAGGCCAAAAGTAGTTGGGTGTGTCTGACATGGGGGTGTTTTTCTGTGACAGTGTGTGTAAGGTACATCATAGTTCTAAGTTGATGGAACACCAGAATCTGCAGACTTTGCCGACGTTCACATTGAActactatttacatttttattttcaagccaGTTATTTAAGTACAATTGGCCCTTGAACAATACAGGGTTTAGGGGTGCTGAACACCCCCACATAGTTGAATATCCAAGAATAACTTTCACTTCCCTAAAACCTTAACTACTAAAAGTCTACTGTGGACTGGAAACCTTACAAGtgacataaacagttgattaacacgttttgtatgttatatgtactttatactgtatttttacaataaagtaagctagaggaaAGATATTGTGATTAAGAAAAccttaaggaagagaaaatatatttactattcatcaTCATAACATTTGTATCCTTGTTATCTTCACGTAGAGGAAtgggaggggttggtcttgctgtcttgggGTGGCAGAGTTGAAAGAAAATTCACGTCTAGGCGGTCTTGTGCAGTTCAAACCCGTGTTGTTCAAGCTCCACTGTAAAAGCATATGCCTTGTTGATGGCCTCAAGCATAGTTGGGACATTCTTGCCTTTCAGACTAGGATGCTAAATGTAGCAAACACTTTGTTGAGGGAAGGCCATAATTAAAGAAACACTGTCCCAAGAACTGAGCTGGGAAAAGGAGCAGATTTAATGGGTTTGTTCCTTTTGACCTGCTGTGCGTATTTGCTggcattttgtttttagtagcaTAAATGCTTACCTACCTCAGCTTGTGATTATGtctgtatattagtctgttttcacgctgctgataaagacatacctgagaccgggaaattaacaaaagaaagaagtttaatggactcacagttccacatggctggggaggcctcacaatcatggcagatggcaaAAGGCACCTCTCacgtggtggcagacaagagaagagaacctgtgcagaggaactcccctttataaaaccatcagatagcGTGAGACTCATTcgctgtcacaagaacagcacgggaaagacccagccccatgattcagttacctcctactgggtGCCTCTCATGATACATGGGAATTGTAggagttataattcaagatgagatttgggtggggacacagccaaaccatataagtgtgtgtgtgcatgttgtgtGTATGTTAGGGTGTTGGTattattcatttccatttctactTGTTGTTGGTGTGTGAGGTGTGAGGGGGCACATAGGGAAGATACCAGGCACTTGAAAGCTCTCTCCAAAACAATGAATGTCAAAAACTACATGGAGGCTGGCAGGCATTCTGTCCCTCGGTGAAGGACACACTCAATGGTGACCGAGCAGAGTGGTGCTGACTGTACCCCCTGGCCATACCCCTGACCCTGGAGTGAGCAGATCTCTAACCTGGCTGCTGCTTCTTTCTGGGACACTCCTTCCCTGTTCCCAGGAGATGCCCTGGCTCAAGGGCACTTTCCAGAGTGGAACTTTCTGCTGCTTCCTAAAATTCTTCCTGGCCTAGTTGCTAAGCAATGCTGGTGCTCACCAGAGGGGCTGCTCCTGCTCTGGGCATGGGTTCACCATTCCATCTGCAATTTAAATTCCCTGACAGGCAGAGGCAGCCGAGCTGTTCACTGGAGACTGCAAAAACTTATATTGAAATACAGGGAATATCCAATGCCTCGAGCCCTTCATAAATTTTCCTTTGATAGTAACtggaaaagagatgagaaaagagGGAGTGAGAAGGCACCAGAGAGGGGAAAGCATTGCAATTTAGACCCACACACTGGTTTTACCTTTGATCAGTGTTCTCCATTCCCCCTTTGCCCCAATGTGTGCTCACTGTCAATCCTCTCTCCGGACTTTCTGGCTGTCTCCATTCATCTCCCTTATCCCACCTTGTTAGTGAGCTTCTGAGCATCTCTTTTGCTTTTCCCATGGCTGTCTGGACATGAAGGCGCAGGGACAAAGCCACTGACTGGTTAACAGGACCACACAGGTTCCATTGTGGCTAAGTCCCCAAGGGCCCCTCTCCTGGGGCAGCCTGCAGCCCTCCAGGGCCTGGCAATGAGAAGCTCCCTTGGCAATGCTCGGAGATACAGCTGTCTTGACAATGGCTGGACAGCCTGCTGGGGCCCCAGCTGAAATTCTTGGGGGCACCCAGGCTCCTTGGAGCCCAGCAGAGCCCCAGGGGAAGCTGTGCCCTCAGCCCCCTGCAGCTGATTTGTAGTGAAGGAGGCGTGGAGTTGGGCTGCACCATCTCTTCAATTTCCTAGCTCAGATCCACGAGGCATCAGAATCAGGCACTGCCAAGGAGCTTGCAGAATCTGCCTCGCTGGAGATTGGATTCTGAGATTAGTTCTCTCCTTCAATCTTTCACCTCTCCCATTTCACTCTTTGGGTCCTGTCCTTTTAGTCTCAGTGTCCTCCCACTTAAAAAAatcctctttcatttatttttctccctacTCCTCAAACACCACTCTTAAATCATTGGGCATTCCAGGTTCTGCCAAGGAGACGGACTGACAGCTGGGCTCAGGGCCTTGCAGTCTAAGGCAGACAACTGTGACCAAAACTGGCTCATGGAGACACTGGCAATTCCCACTGACACGCCACCCTTGGGCCCCGCCTGGTGGCCTGTGGACAATAGAAACTGGCTTTAAGGAGCCTTCAGCCTTCAACTGGGTTATTTGTGCCTAGTGTGCTGTAAGATTAGGGCTGACAGACAAAAGTACAAAGATCTTGAGTGTTGAGGGAAGTTAAGAAGAAATGAAGCCATTTTACACTTACTAGGGGGGCTATAATCAAGAAACAGAAGATAACAAGTGTTACTGAAgacgtggagaaattggaactgccatacaatgctggtgggaatacaaaatggtgcaACCTCTGTGAATAGTTTGGCAGCTcttcaaaaatataaacacaacaGACGTTCTTCGCCCCGAGTCGTCGGGGTTTCCTTCTTCAACAGTGCTTGGACAGAACCCGGCGCTCGTCCCCCACCCCGGCCGGCCGCCCATAGCCAGCCCTCCGTCACCTCTTCACCGCGCCCTGCCCTCGGACTGCCCCAaggcccccgccgccgccgcgccgCCTCTCCTTAGTCGCCGCCATGACGACCACGTCCACCTCGCAGGTGCGCCAGAACTACCACCAGGACTCAGAGGCCGCCATCAACCGCCAGATCAACCTGGAGCTCTACGCCTCCTACGTTTACCTGTCCATGTCTTACTACTTTGACCGCGATGATGTGGCTTTGAAGAACTTTGCCAAATACTTTCTTCACCAGTCTCATGAGGAGAGGGAACATGCTGAGAAACTGATGAAGCTGCAGAACCAACGAGGTGGCCGAATCTTCCTTCAGCATATCAAGAAACCAGACTGTGATGACTGGGAGAGCGGGCTGAATGCGATGGAGTGTGcattacatttggaaaaaaatgtgaatcaGTCACTACTGGAACTGCACAAACTGGCCACTGACAAAAATGACCCTTATTTGTGTGACTTCATTGAGACACATTACCTGAATGAGCAGGTGAAAGCCATCAAAGAATTGGGTGACCACGTGACCAATTTGCGCAAGATGGGAGCGCCGGAATCTGGCTTGGCAGAATATCTCTTTGACAAGCACACCCTGGGAGACAGTGATAATGAAAGCTAAGCCTCAGGCTAATTTCCCCATAGCCGTGGGGTGACTTCCCTGGTCACCAAGGCAGTGCATGCATGTTGGGGTTTCCTTTACCTTTTCTATAAGTTGTACCAAAACATCCACTTAAGTTCTTTGATTTGTACCATTCCTTCAAATAAAGAAATTTGgtacccccccccaaaaaaaaatatatatataaacacaaaattaCCATAGGATCTGGCAATCCTACTGCTAGGTAGAtcctgaaaaaaaattgaaggcaGGGATATTTGCACagcaatgttcatagcagcattattcacaatagccaaaaggtagaagcaacccatgtatccattgatggatgaatgaataagtaaactgtggtatatccatacaatgaaatattatttagtcatcaaaagaaaggaaatttttatatatgctaCAGCATGGATAGACTTTTTGAAAACATTGTACTAGGCAAAATacgccagacacagaaggacaaatactgcatattccatttatatgagagaCCTAAAATAgtgaaattcatagagacaaagtagATTAGAGGTTATCTGGGGATGGGTACAGAGTTTGCACTGCGGACAAtgagacagtggtgatggttatgCAATattgtgaatgcacttaatgtcaccaaatataaaaaataagttatgcATATTTTGCCATAATAACAAAAAAGAGTGGCATGAGGCTGCCAATGTGGTGACGGGGAGCTGGGAGGAACTCCTCCTGTGATaagagggagggtggggagggcaggagcAGCCATCAGAATGTCAGTGCTGAAAGGCACCAGCCTTGCTAGTGGGGAGGGCAAAGGGACACCGCATGCGGAGACGAGGCTGAGAAATAGGACTGAACACTGAGCGTGAGTGTGAGTCTGTGCCACATGTGATGTCAGGAGAGGGCGTGAGTTATGCAGGTTGCCAGGTAGAAGTGAGTAGGGTCCTCAGAGAGCCTGGACTCCTACTCTTAATCTGCAGATAACAAAACCAAGACCCAGAGATTTTCCCAGGgtttggaaggaaaagaaaaaggaggatgaGTGTTTGGTCATCCCATGGGGGGTTTGATTTCAGCCAAATGACATTCCTCCCAGGCCCTTCCCAATATTAGTTTCAAATGAAGTTCTGGGGAGGAGCTGATGGGGGGCAATGGAGATGACCTAAAAGGCAGTGCTGGCCTGGAGGGTGTATTGATTAGGGTCTGCAAGTATTTTTGTCCAGCCTTCTCCTGCCACCTCCCTGGTTTCCATCTCCTGCCACCACCCTAGTCCTTCCAGGGCATCAATCACCCCCTCACCTCTGTTCCAAATGGAGCCTTGGAGACCTGCAGCTGTGGCATGCTCTGTCCCTGTGGACGGGAGAGCAGGGGGAGAAATAGGCTGGAGCTTCTCACCTGAACAGCTTGA
This window of the Pongo abelii isolate AG06213 chromosome 6, NHGRI_mPonAbe1-v2.0_pri, whole genome shotgun sequence genome carries:
- the LOC100435152 gene encoding ferritin heavy chain, whose translation is MTTTSTSQVRQNYHQDSEAAINRQINLELYASYVYLSMSYYFDRDDVALKNFAKYFLHQSHEEREHAEKLMKLQNQRGGRIFLQHIKKPDCDDWESGLNAMECALHLEKNVNQSLLELHKLATDKNDPYLCDFIETHYLNEQVKAIKELGDHPWGDFPGHQGSACMLGFPLPFL